The following coding sequences lie in one Phycicoccus duodecadis genomic window:
- a CDS encoding Gfo/Idh/MocA family protein, which yields MKKQIRIAVLGLGWMGQAHSRSARRIPTHFPDRSYDPRLVVCADPVAQRRQQAVEDFGFERAVEDWREAVAADDVDAVWVTAPNALHLPMIEAATAAGKAVFSEKPIGGKPEHAVEALRLARASGVATGVGYCYLWSPLVLHARHLIASGALGEITHYRGRFLSMYGSDPLGLLTWRFFLDQAGYGVTSDILSHSVALAQFLVGPVSEVVGMANTTIPRRPLPTGAASHYGVGSPEDPTGEVENEDFASMLCRFAGGATGTFEASRTVVGPESQNAFEVYGTKGSLSWNHERINELELYLVTDSPNSGYTTVYGGERFPYHGAFVPGQANSIGFEDLIAIQDHAFLEALATGADFSPGFAEAVDVVSVQQALIDSWASRGWQPVTDLKETTR from the coding sequence ATGAAGAAGCAGATCCGGATCGCCGTGCTCGGGCTCGGCTGGATGGGCCAGGCGCACTCGCGCTCGGCCCGGCGCATCCCGACCCACTTCCCCGACCGTTCCTACGACCCGCGCCTCGTGGTGTGCGCCGACCCGGTCGCGCAGCGCCGGCAGCAGGCCGTCGAGGACTTCGGCTTCGAGCGCGCGGTCGAGGACTGGCGCGAGGCGGTGGCGGCCGACGACGTCGACGCCGTCTGGGTCACCGCGCCCAACGCCCTGCACCTGCCGATGATCGAGGCGGCGACCGCCGCCGGCAAGGCGGTCTTCAGCGAGAAGCCGATCGGGGGCAAGCCCGAGCACGCCGTCGAGGCGCTGCGCCTGGCCCGCGCCAGCGGCGTGGCCACCGGCGTCGGCTACTGCTACCTGTGGTCGCCCCTCGTGCTCCACGCCCGCCATCTGATCGCCAGTGGTGCGCTCGGCGAGATCACCCACTACCGGGGCCGCTTCCTGTCGATGTACGGCAGCGACCCGCTCGGGCTGCTCACCTGGCGCTTCTTCCTGGACCAGGCCGGCTACGGCGTGACGAGCGACATCCTCAGCCACTCGGTCGCGCTGGCCCAGTTCCTCGTGGGTCCGGTGAGCGAGGTCGTGGGGATGGCCAACACCACGATCCCGCGGCGTCCCCTCCCCACGGGGGCCGCGAGCCACTACGGGGTCGGCTCGCCCGAGGACCCCACGGGCGAGGTCGAGAACGAGGACTTCGCCTCCATGCTGTGCCGCTTCGCCGGTGGGGCCACCGGCACCTTCGAGGCCAGCCGCACCGTCGTGGGCCCCGAGAGCCAGAACGCCTTCGAGGTCTACGGGACCAAGGGCTCGCTCAGCTGGAACCACGAGCGGATCAACGAGCTCGAGCTCTACCTGGTGACGGACTCCCCGAACTCGGGCTACACGACCGTCTACGGCGGCGAGCGCTTCCCGTACCACGGCGCGTTCGTCCCCGGCCAGGCCAACAGCATCGGCTTCGAGGACCTCATCGCCATCCAGGACCACGCCTTCCTCGAGGCGCTCGCCACCGGCGCCGACTTCAGCCCCGGGTTCGCGGAGGCGGTCGACGTCGTCAGCGTGCAGCAGGCCCTCATCGACTCGTGGGCCTCCCGCGGCTGGCAGCCGGTCACCGACCTGAAGGAGACGACCCGATGA